In Opitutaceae bacterium TAV5, one genomic interval encodes:
- a CDS encoding ATP synthase F0 subunit B translates to MFSILLAAASHGPEATGESASGITKLFNQFGIDAPLFLAQALSFTIVAVLLWKFAFKPVLATLDARNAKIEQSLKDAEAAALRLAEAQKEAEALIARARVEAGQQFEAARQAAKAFEEKARADAGAQAADIVEKARQANELEHKRLLEQARGEIARLVVATTEQVLAKKLSDADRAAYNEAAVHELANV, encoded by the coding sequence ATGTTTTCCATCCTGCTTGCCGCCGCCAGCCACGGACCCGAAGCCACCGGTGAATCCGCCAGTGGCATCACCAAACTTTTCAACCAGTTCGGCATCGACGCGCCGCTCTTCCTCGCGCAGGCGCTGAGCTTCACCATCGTCGCGGTCCTGCTCTGGAAGTTCGCCTTCAAGCCCGTTCTCGCCACCCTCGACGCCCGCAACGCCAAGATCGAGCAGAGCCTCAAGGACGCCGAAGCCGCCGCGCTCCGGCTCGCCGAGGCGCAGAAAGAAGCCGAGGCTCTCATCGCCAGGGCGCGTGTCGAGGCCGGCCAGCAATTCGAGGCCGCCCGGCAGGCGGCCAAGGCGTTCGAGGAAAAAGCCCGCGCCGACGCCGGCGCCCAGGCGGCCGACATCGTTGAAAAGGCCCGCCAGGCCAACGAACTCGAGCACAAGCGCCTGCTCGAACAGGCCCGCGGCGAGATCGCCCGCCTCGTCGTCGCGACCACCGAGCAGGTGCTCGCCAAGAAACTTTCCGACGCCGACCGCGCCGCCTACAACGAGGCCGCCGTCCACGAGCTCGCCAACGTCTGA
- a CDS encoding F0F1 ATP synthase subunit beta: MSNTGKIVQVIGAVVDVQFAENAIPAIYQALTVEFDVNGKKEVLTLEIQQHLGDGVVRTIAMSSSEGLRRGMPVTDTGAPISVPVGEGVLGRIFNVTGDPVDDRGPVRFDKKYPIHRPAPTIADQDTDTQILETGIKVLDLICPFIKGGKAGIFGGAGVGKTVVILELINNIAKAHGGYSVFAGVGERSREGNDLYHEMSEAGVINQKDLSKSKVALVYGQMNEPPGARMRVALSALAMTEYFRDEKNQDVLLFIDNIFRFSQAGSEVSALLGRSPSAVGYQPTLSNEMGLLQERITSTKKGSITSVQAVYVPADDLTDPAPANTFAHLDSTIVLERSIAELGIYPAVDPLASVSKALEPAVVGEEHYTVAREVQRVLQRYKDLQDIIAILGLDELSPEDKLTVYRARKLQRFLSQPFAVAEVFTGTPGKYVSVKDTVRGFKMILDGELDDVPEGDFYMKGGIEEVIAVSGKKAAPAKA, encoded by the coding sequence ATGAGCAACACAGGAAAAATCGTCCAGGTCATCGGCGCAGTCGTCGACGTGCAGTTCGCGGAAAACGCGATCCCTGCCATCTATCAGGCGCTCACCGTCGAGTTTGACGTCAACGGCAAGAAGGAAGTCCTCACCCTCGAGATCCAGCAGCACCTCGGCGACGGCGTGGTCCGCACCATCGCCATGTCGTCCTCCGAAGGCCTCCGCCGCGGTATGCCCGTTACGGATACAGGCGCCCCCATCTCCGTGCCCGTCGGCGAAGGCGTCCTCGGCCGCATCTTCAACGTCACCGGCGATCCCGTGGACGACCGCGGCCCGGTCAGGTTCGACAAAAAGTACCCCATCCACCGTCCCGCGCCCACGATCGCCGACCAGGACACCGACACGCAGATCCTCGAGACGGGCATCAAGGTCCTCGACCTCATCTGCCCCTTCATCAAGGGTGGCAAGGCCGGCATCTTCGGCGGCGCCGGCGTCGGCAAGACCGTCGTCATTCTCGAACTCATCAACAACATCGCCAAGGCCCACGGCGGCTACTCCGTGTTCGCCGGCGTCGGCGAGCGCTCCCGCGAAGGCAACGACCTCTATCACGAAATGTCCGAGGCCGGCGTCATCAACCAGAAGGACCTTTCCAAGTCCAAGGTCGCCCTCGTCTACGGCCAGATGAACGAGCCCCCGGGCGCCCGTATGCGCGTCGCCCTCTCGGCCCTCGCCATGACCGAGTACTTCCGCGACGAGAAAAACCAGGACGTGCTGCTCTTCATCGACAACATCTTCCGTTTCTCGCAGGCCGGCTCCGAAGTGTCCGCCCTGCTCGGCCGCTCGCCCTCCGCCGTCGGTTACCAGCCCACGCTCTCCAACGAGATGGGCCTCCTCCAGGAGCGCATCACCTCCACCAAAAAAGGCTCCATCACCTCCGTGCAGGCCGTGTACGTCCCCGCCGACGATCTCACCGACCCCGCGCCCGCCAACACCTTTGCCCACCTCGACTCCACGATCGTGCTCGAGCGTTCCATCGCCGAGCTCGGCATCTACCCGGCGGTCGATCCCCTCGCCTCCGTTTCCAAGGCGCTCGAACCCGCCGTCGTCGGCGAAGAGCACTACACCGTGGCCCGCGAGGTGCAGCGCGTCCTCCAGCGCTACAAGGATCTCCAGGACATCATCGCCATTCTCGGCCTCGATGAACTCTCGCCCGAGGACAAGCTCACCGTTTACCGCGCCCGCAAGCTCCAGCGCTTCCTCTCGCAGCCCTTCGCGGTGGCCGAAGTCTTCACCGGCACGCCCGGCAAGTACGTTTCCGTCAAGGACACCGTCCGCGGCTTCAAGATGATCCTCGACGGCGAACTCGACGACGTGCCCGAAGGCGATTTTTATATGAAAGGCGGCATCGAGGAAGTCATCGCCGTCTCCGGCAAGAAAGCCGCGCCCGCCAAGGCCTGA
- a CDS encoding S-adenosylmethionine-dependent methyltransferase has product MPLEEALAVRAQRLDSLRDRLAALLAGPVAGAAPARRGVTLEIGCGHGHFLTAYAAAYPEEFCIGIDLLPDRLERAGRKSSAAGLANVVWLQAEAELFLEAMRVLPDGGAGALGRVWVLFPDPWPKRRHWKNRLLRPAFLDTLAERMRAGGELCFRTDHAPYFAEAREGVAAHPAWELVAADGPGGTGRTADAWPFEVETVFQSRAPSFQSLVARRNGEK; this is encoded by the coding sequence ATGCCTCTGGAAGAAGCTCTTGCGGTTCGTGCGCAACGTCTCGACAGCCTGCGTGACCGGCTCGCCGCCTTGCTGGCCGGGCCCGTCGCCGGGGCGGCGCCTGCCCGGCGGGGCGTGACGCTGGAGATCGGCTGCGGCCACGGGCATTTCCTCACCGCCTACGCGGCGGCTTATCCGGAAGAGTTCTGCATCGGCATCGACCTGTTGCCCGACCGGCTGGAGCGCGCCGGGCGCAAATCCTCGGCCGCCGGTCTGGCCAACGTCGTGTGGTTGCAGGCCGAGGCGGAGCTTTTTCTCGAAGCGATGCGGGTTTTGCCCGACGGCGGCGCCGGCGCGCTGGGGCGCGTGTGGGTGCTGTTCCCCGACCCGTGGCCCAAGCGCCGGCACTGGAAAAACCGGCTGCTCCGGCCGGCGTTTCTCGACACGCTGGCGGAGCGGATGCGCGCCGGGGGCGAATTGTGTTTCCGCACGGACCATGCGCCCTACTTTGCCGAAGCGCGGGAAGGGGTGGCGGCGCATCCGGCCTGGGAGCTGGTGGCGGCGGATGGACCGGGCGGCACCGGCCGCACCGCCGACGCATGGCCGTTCGAGGTGGAAACGGTTTTCCAGAGCCGGGCGCCCTCCTTCCAGTCGCTCGTGGCGAGGCGGAACGGGGAAAAATAG
- a CDS encoding molecular chaperone GrpE, whose amino-acid sequence MNQESDEKPQSSSVSDPATPSPASPSAAADAPPAAESSASAATGSGAPADPATLLAQELVAAKKEAAANHDRYMRAMADLENFRRRTIREKDELRQFAASRVLEDLLPVLDNLGFGLAAAQAPNATPASVVSGFALVADQFRNALSGHGLKDINPVGQAFDPNLHEAVSHLPSPDVPAEHVMNVVRIGYTLNGRLLRPATVVVSSGPAAVKDTAGGQDSAKDKETVI is encoded by the coding sequence ATGAACCAGGAGTCTGACGAAAAACCGCAATCCTCTTCCGTTTCCGATCCGGCCACGCCGTCTCCGGCTTCACCGTCCGCTGCCGCCGACGCGCCGCCCGCCGCCGAATCTTCCGCCTCCGCGGCCACCGGCAGCGGTGCTCCCGCTGATCCGGCAACCCTTCTGGCCCAGGAACTTGTCGCCGCCAAAAAGGAGGCTGCGGCCAACCACGACCGCTATATGCGCGCCATGGCCGACCTGGAAAACTTCCGCCGCCGCACCATCCGCGAGAAGGACGAGCTGCGTCAGTTCGCCGCCAGCCGTGTCCTCGAGGACCTGTTGCCCGTGCTCGACAATCTCGGCTTCGGCCTGGCTGCCGCGCAGGCGCCCAACGCCACGCCCGCCAGCGTCGTTTCCGGCTTCGCGCTCGTGGCCGACCAGTTCAGGAACGCCCTCTCCGGCCACGGCCTGAAAGACATCAACCCCGTCGGCCAGGCCTTCGACCCCAACCTGCACGAGGCCGTTTCCCACCTGCCGAGCCCGGATGTGCCCGCAGAACACGTCATGAACGTCGTCCGCATCGGCTACACGCTCAACGGCCGGCTTTTGCGCCCGGCCACCGTGGTCGTTTCCAGCGGCCCGGCCGCCGTGAAAGACACCGCAGGCGGACAGGATTCCGCCAAAGACAAGGAAACCGTTATCTGA
- a CDS encoding ATPase encodes MINILAQVTGDIQGAFGCLAAAIGVGIIGTKAVEAVGRNPGASGKILVQSILGMALAEAVAFYALFLGK; translated from the coding sequence ATGATCAACATCCTCGCACAAGTCACTGGTGACATTCAGGGCGCCTTCGGCTGCCTCGCTGCCGCCATCGGCGTAGGCATCATCGGCACCAAGGCCGTCGAGGCCGTCGGCCGTAATCCCGGCGCTTCCGGCAAGATCCTCGTCCAGTCCATTCTGGGCATGGCGCTCGCCGAAGCCGTCGCGTTCTACGCGCTCTTCCTCGGCAAGTAA
- a CDS encoding ATP synthase F0F1 subunit delta, whose product MTGKKQIAHFARQYYQVSLAEDGRVSPERVTAVLTLIDKTPPPHPVAVLKAYRRLVAAALARHEAVVEHAGPVSEATLAAIGAAFTRRYARPVTASAQPNPALIAGLRIRVGDDVYESTVAAQLAALASS is encoded by the coding sequence ATGACCGGCAAAAAACAAATCGCCCACTTCGCCCGCCAGTATTACCAGGTCAGCCTGGCGGAAGACGGGCGCGTCTCGCCGGAACGCGTGACCGCCGTCCTCACTCTCATCGACAAGACGCCGCCCCCGCATCCCGTTGCCGTGCTCAAGGCCTACCGCCGGCTCGTCGCCGCCGCCCTCGCCCGCCACGAAGCCGTCGTCGAGCATGCCGGCCCGGTCAGCGAGGCCACGCTCGCCGCCATCGGCGCCGCCTTCACCCGGCGCTACGCCCGGCCCGTCACCGCCAGCGCGCAGCCCAACCCGGCCCTCATCGCCGGTCTGCGCATCCGCGTCGGCGACGACGTTTACGAATCCACCGTCGCCGCCCAGCTGGCCGCTCTCGCCAGCTCCTGA
- a CDS encoding ATP synthase F1 subunit gamma yields MPSTRDIRRRIKSVKNTRQITKAMELVAASKMKKAQQAALAGRPYAQLMTTMLASLAPHLEEIEHPFLARRQVRTRGVLLITTDKGLCGPLNSNLFKVVGELDKKTPVKFFSIGRKGAQFLARTRRDLVADFPVHDSVPFAEVRAAVGLMVKNYLDGTIDTIELVFARFRNTLVQDPVLLPVLPLGELHDFVEKIRADIQAGKLKVKDAPSVNPDDHRDIIFEPGAQETLNALLPYYVNRIIYQHMLSAKASEHSARMVAMKTAKDNATNLLDDLTLKYNKARQAAITNEILELAAASAAA; encoded by the coding sequence ATGCCTTCAACCCGCGACATCCGCCGACGGATCAAATCCGTCAAAAACACCCGCCAGATCACCAAGGCGATGGAGCTCGTGGCGGCCTCCAAGATGAAGAAAGCGCAGCAGGCCGCCCTCGCCGGCCGGCCCTACGCGCAGCTCATGACCACCATGCTCGCCTCGCTGGCCCCGCATCTCGAGGAGATCGAGCATCCCTTCCTCGCCCGGCGCCAGGTCAGGACACGCGGCGTGCTCCTCATCACCACGGACAAGGGCCTCTGCGGACCGCTCAATTCCAACCTCTTCAAGGTGGTCGGCGAACTCGACAAGAAGACGCCCGTCAAATTTTTCTCCATCGGACGCAAGGGCGCCCAGTTCCTCGCCCGCACCCGGCGTGATCTCGTCGCCGATTTTCCCGTACACGACAGCGTGCCCTTTGCCGAAGTCCGCGCCGCCGTCGGGCTCATGGTCAAAAACTACCTCGACGGCACCATCGACACCATCGAGCTCGTTTTTGCGCGTTTCAGGAACACGCTTGTCCAGGACCCCGTCCTCCTCCCCGTGCTGCCGCTCGGCGAGCTCCATGACTTCGTTGAAAAAATCCGCGCCGACATCCAGGCCGGCAAGCTCAAGGTGAAGGACGCCCCCAGCGTCAATCCCGACGACCACCGCGACATCATTTTCGAGCCCGGCGCGCAGGAAACCCTCAACGCCCTGCTCCCTTACTACGTCAACCGCATCATCTACCAGCACATGCTCTCCGCCAAGGCCTCCGAGCACAGCGCCCGCATGGTGGCGATGAAGACCGCCAAGGACAACGCCACCAACCTCCTCGACGATCTCACCCTCAAGTACAACAAGGCCCGCCAGGCCGCCATCACCAACGAAATCCTCGAACTCGCCGCCGCCTCCGCCGCGGCGTAG
- a CDS encoding methyltransferase type 11, whose amino-acid sequence MNRAYWDAIGENYDGEIFSVREHDTDGLIERHIRALADPEATAADLGCGVGNFTPLLAEHFGRVHACDLSPRLLDQARAACDGFDNIVFRQTDLAREPHPFEPVDFVLCVNVLIMASLDVRMSALRAVTAQVRHGGHLLLVVPSTESMLYTQFRRIDWCLRDGLDCTAAIRDSLPARGSVRALHQGIRSLEGVPTKHHLKEELEVLLAGHQMEVLEVDKITYPWSTEFHNPPDWMGDPLPWDWLVLARRR is encoded by the coding sequence ATGAACCGCGCCTACTGGGATGCGATCGGCGAAAACTATGACGGCGAGATCTTCAGCGTCCGCGAGCACGACACCGACGGGCTCATCGAGCGTCACATCCGCGCCCTCGCCGACCCGGAGGCCACGGCGGCCGACCTGGGCTGCGGGGTGGGCAATTTCACGCCGCTGCTCGCCGAGCACTTCGGGCGCGTCCATGCCTGCGACCTTTCCCCCCGGCTCCTCGACCAGGCCCGCGCCGCTTGCGACGGCTTCGACAACATCGTTTTCCGGCAAACCGACCTCGCGCGCGAACCGCATCCATTCGAACCGGTGGATTTTGTCCTCTGTGTCAACGTGCTCATCATGGCTTCGCTCGACGTGCGCATGAGCGCGCTCCGCGCCGTCACCGCCCAGGTGCGGCATGGCGGGCACCTGCTGCTGGTGGTGCCGTCGACCGAATCGATGCTCTATACGCAATTTCGCCGCATCGACTGGTGCCTGCGCGACGGCCTCGATTGCACGGCCGCCATCCGCGACAGCCTCCCTGCGCGCGGTTCGGTGCGAGCCCTGCACCAGGGCATCCGCTCCCTCGAAGGCGTGCCGACCAAACACCACCTCAAGGAAGAACTCGAAGTGCTGCTCGCCGGCCATCAGATGGAGGTGCTGGAGGTCGACAAGATCACCTATCCGTGGTCCACCGAATTCCACAATCCGCCCGACTGGATGGGAGACCCGCTCCCCTGGGACTGGCTGGTGCTGGCTCGCCGCCGGTAG
- a CDS encoding acetolactate synthase, producing MASADIAIATDPVKQFSVFAENRVGRLFDLTTLLKDNNVHIIAVTVLDTTDSSILRLIVDDPDKARELMINNDFPYTECTVLAVEIDDESALKGVLAALLEAEINIHYVYSFIKRPEGKAGLVLNIEDMDVAVQALCTRGFSILSQGDISR from the coding sequence ATGGCTTCTGCCGACATCGCTATCGCCACCGACCCGGTCAAACAGTTCTCCGTTTTTGCGGAAAACCGCGTCGGACGCCTCTTTGATCTCACGACGCTGCTCAAGGACAACAACGTCCACATCATCGCCGTGACCGTGCTCGACACGACCGACAGCTCGATCCTGCGCCTCATCGTCGACGATCCCGACAAGGCCCGCGAGCTGATGATCAACAATGATTTTCCCTACACCGAGTGCACTGTCCTCGCCGTCGAGATCGACGACGAATCCGCGCTCAAGGGGGTGCTCGCCGCGCTCCTCGAGGCCGAGATCAACATCCACTACGTGTACAGCTTCATCAAGCGCCCCGAAGGCAAGGCCGGCCTCGTGCTCAACATCGAGGACATGGATGTGGCCGTCCAGGCCCTCTGCACCCGCGGTTTCAGCATCCTCTCGCAAGGCGACATCTCGCGCTGA
- a CDS encoding F0F1 ATP synthase subunit alpha (produces ATP from ADP in the presence of a proton gradient across the membrane; the alpha chain is a catalytic subunit) — MSSPVLDQIEQQIAQLSHKAVRKNTGVIRTVADGVAKIDGLSEVMYNEMVQFPGGVTGIALNLEQDEVGCIVLGDVSHLKEGDEVRTTGKLLSVPVGKGLLGRVIDVIGNPLDEKGPISATENYLVERIAPGIIARKSVSQPLFTGIMAIDSMIPIGRGQRELIIGDRGTGKTTIAVDTIINQAKINKVGLASGNPDFRPVYSIYVAVGQKNSNIVRTLGALEAAGALEYTIIVAAPAADNPANQYLAPYAGAAIGEWFMENGMDALIVYDDLSKHAVAYRQISLILKRPSGREAFPGDVFYLHSRLLERAARLEGKGSLTALPIVETLAGDVSAYIPTNIISITDGQIFLETDLFNQGIRPAVSVGLSVSRVGSAAQIKATKQVGGKLKGELAQFRELAAFAQFGSDLDAKTKAQLDRGSRIVELFKQSAFNPIPIEQQVVTLFAIQKGFYDSLDLKKVTAAAVSIREFFATRKAPLLEEIRTKAALDKDLEAKIEAGLNEWKPTFVA, encoded by the coding sequence ATGAGCTCCCCGGTCCTCGACCAGATTGAACAGCAGATCGCCCAACTCAGCCACAAGGCTGTCCGCAAAAACACCGGAGTCATCCGCACCGTAGCCGACGGCGTGGCCAAGATCGACGGCCTCTCCGAAGTCATGTACAACGAGATGGTGCAGTTCCCCGGCGGGGTGACCGGCATCGCGCTCAACCTCGAGCAGGACGAAGTCGGCTGCATCGTCCTCGGCGACGTCTCCCATCTGAAGGAGGGCGACGAAGTCCGGACCACCGGCAAGCTCCTCTCCGTGCCGGTCGGCAAGGGCCTTCTCGGCCGCGTCATCGATGTCATCGGCAATCCCCTCGACGAAAAGGGCCCGATCAGCGCCACCGAAAACTACCTCGTCGAGCGCATCGCCCCCGGCATCATCGCCCGCAAATCCGTTTCGCAGCCTCTCTTCACCGGCATCATGGCCATCGACTCGATGATCCCCATCGGCCGCGGCCAGCGCGAACTCATCATCGGCGACCGCGGTACCGGCAAGACCACCATCGCCGTCGACACGATCATCAACCAGGCCAAGATCAACAAGGTTGGCCTCGCCTCCGGCAACCCCGACTTCCGCCCCGTCTACTCCATCTACGTCGCCGTCGGCCAGAAGAACTCCAACATCGTCCGCACCCTCGGCGCGCTCGAGGCCGCCGGCGCGCTCGAGTACACCATCATCGTCGCCGCTCCTGCCGCCGACAACCCCGCCAACCAGTACCTCGCCCCCTACGCCGGCGCGGCCATCGGCGAGTGGTTCATGGAAAACGGCATGGATGCTCTCATCGTTTACGACGATCTCTCCAAGCACGCCGTCGCCTACCGCCAGATCTCGCTCATCCTCAAGCGCCCCTCCGGCCGCGAAGCGTTCCCCGGCGACGTGTTTTACCTGCACAGCCGCCTCCTCGAACGCGCCGCCCGTCTCGAAGGCAAGGGCTCGCTCACCGCGCTCCCCATCGTCGAAACCCTCGCCGGCGACGTCTCGGCCTACATCCCGACCAACATCATCTCGATCACCGACGGCCAGATCTTCCTCGAAACCGATCTCTTCAACCAGGGCATCCGCCCCGCCGTCTCGGTCGGTCTCTCCGTTTCGCGCGTCGGCTCCGCCGCGCAGATCAAGGCCACCAAGCAGGTCGGCGGCAAACTCAAGGGCGAGCTCGCCCAGTTCCGCGAACTCGCGGCCTTCGCCCAGTTCGGCTCCGACCTCGACGCCAAGACCAAGGCCCAGCTCGACCGCGGCTCCCGCATCGTCGAGCTCTTCAAGCAATCCGCCTTCAACCCCATCCCGATCGAACAGCAGGTCGTCACCCTCTTCGCCATCCAGAAGGGTTTTTACGATTCGCTCGACCTGAAGAAGGTCACCGCCGCCGCCGTCTCGATCCGCGAGTTTTTCGCCACCCGCAAGGCGCCGCTGCTCGAGGAAATCCGCACCAAGGCCGCGCTCGACAAGGATCTCGAAGCGAAAATCGAGGCCGGCCTCAACGAGTGGAAACCCACCTTCGTCGCCTGA
- a CDS encoding 30S ribosomal protein S30, with the protein MPNTPAIQVGTKLLLRGVHLNLTDAMKASIEGMVERLVRHEPRIDRIRIDVELDHVHSGPQLFIAKGIIELRGPDMIASVSSDDAYKSVHLLIEKLDRMIRKRDSALKGRRHADEPIAVVAAAPDE; encoded by the coding sequence ATGCCAAACACCCCAGCTATCCAAGTCGGCACGAAGCTTCTGCTTCGTGGAGTCCACCTCAACCTCACCGACGCGATGAAGGCGTCTATCGAGGGGATGGTGGAAAGGTTGGTAAGACACGAGCCGCGCATCGACCGCATCCGCATCGATGTCGAGCTCGACCACGTTCACAGTGGTCCGCAATTGTTCATCGCCAAGGGGATCATCGAGTTGCGCGGGCCGGACATGATCGCGTCCGTCTCGTCCGACGATGCCTACAAATCGGTGCACCTGCTCATCGAGAAACTCGATCGCATGATCCGCAAGCGCGACTCCGCCCTCAAGGGCCGGCGTCACGCCGACGAGCCCATCGCGGTCGTCGCCGCCGCTCCTGACGAGTGA
- a CDS encoding ATP synthase F0 subunit A, with amino-acid sequence MTCFQKASLLFPGTAVPVLAAGDGHGISVAAEPLFHVGPIPVTNSMVTSWVVALALIVIVRLAVGRPKLVPGRGQAIVENLVQGLFDMLSPIVGPRVARPAFPLLIALFVFILIQNWSGLLPGVGSIKIQEAGGHWGDLIRPGNADMNGTIGLALVAMVAWVYFIIKYAGVKFILHDWFGNKADRSEIPGLIYYFLFLIFFGVGLIEIISIVFRPVSLSFRLFGNIFGGENLLHAMFGMQKWLLPTPFYLLELLIGVVQALVFTLLVAVYIGLICNHDEGHDSHGEAHAAH; translated from the coding sequence ATGACCTGCTTCCAAAAAGCCTCCTTGTTGTTTCCGGGCACGGCTGTGCCTGTGCTGGCTGCGGGGGATGGGCACGGTATTTCCGTTGCAGCCGAACCACTTTTCCACGTCGGGCCGATTCCGGTGACCAACAGCATGGTGACCAGCTGGGTGGTGGCGCTGGCGCTGATCGTGATCGTGCGTCTGGCGGTCGGCCGGCCGAAACTGGTGCCGGGCCGGGGGCAGGCGATCGTCGAGAATCTGGTGCAGGGGCTGTTCGACATGCTTTCGCCCATCGTGGGCCCCCGGGTCGCGCGGCCGGCGTTTCCGCTGCTCATCGCGCTGTTCGTGTTCATTCTGATCCAGAACTGGAGCGGCCTCCTGCCGGGCGTCGGTTCGATCAAGATCCAGGAAGCCGGCGGGCACTGGGGAGACCTGATCCGCCCGGGCAATGCCGACATGAACGGCACCATCGGCCTGGCGCTCGTGGCGATGGTCGCCTGGGTCTATTTCATCATCAAGTATGCGGGAGTAAAATTCATCCTGCACGACTGGTTCGGCAACAAGGCCGACAGGAGCGAGATCCCGGGTCTCATCTATTATTTCCTCTTCCTCATTTTCTTCGGCGTGGGCCTGATCGAGATCATTTCGATCGTCTTCCGCCCGGTGTCGCTCTCGTTCCGTCTCTTCGGCAACATCTTCGGCGGCGAAAATCTGCTGCACGCCATGTTCGGCATGCAAAAATGGCTCCTGCCGACGCCGTTTTACCTTCTCGAACTGCTCATCGGCGTCGTCCAGGCGCTGGTTTTCACCCTCCTCGTCGCCGTTTACATCGGCCTGATCTGCAACCACGACGAGGGTCACGACAGTCACGGGGAGGCTCACGCCGCCCATTGA
- a CDS encoding ATP synthase F1 subunit epsilon yields the protein MPLTLEIITPEARVYSDTIDTVVIPTVMGEVGILPGHMPLLTQVADGELRVTKDGKEQHLIVSGGFAQVEGDTVSILAENAITAEKIDTRAAEEAMKRAEEALKNPGKLDPAEKDHYENLVRFAVAQLNIKRPRH from the coding sequence ATGCCACTCACGCTTGAAATCATCACCCCCGAAGCCCGCGTCTATTCGGACACGATCGACACGGTGGTTATTCCGACCGTGATGGGCGAGGTCGGCATCCTGCCCGGCCACATGCCGCTGCTCACGCAGGTGGCCGACGGCGAACTCCGGGTGACGAAGGACGGCAAGGAGCAGCACCTCATCGTCAGCGGCGGCTTTGCGCAGGTCGAGGGCGACACGGTTTCCATTCTCGCGGAGAACGCCATCACAGCCGAAAAAATCGACACCCGTGCCGCCGAGGAGGCGATGAAGCGGGCCGAGGAGGCGTTGAAGAATCCCGGCAAGCTCGATCCGGCCGAGAAGGACCACTACGAGAACCTCGTGCGTTTCGCGGTGGCCCAGCTCAATATCAAGCGTCCCCGCCACTGA